The Cryptococcus tetragattii IND107 chromosome 4 map unlocalized Ctg04, whole genome shotgun sequence genome includes the window GCAAGACGTATGGTACTATGATGAAGCTAGTTGAGGCGGGTCTCTATGAAGCAGTCCCCTGCATGAAAGACAGGGTCAAGTTCTGCGTTAGAGATGTGGGGAAGTAGATTGATTGCGTCCATTGTAACAGTGTGTTGTTGATTCAAGGCATGTATCCCATCCGCTTCTCTCTTGCACGACCCGCCCATCAGCATGTAACTGACAACATCGTCCGAATGTCAACACCGATAAATCAGTAGCAAAaatcctcgtcctcataATCCATTCACCATCATGCTCCCCAGGCAAAACTTTGCAGCGCCCATAAACGCGAAAGCCCATGTAATCCATCAAAGCCCATATACTCCAGGATAATGTCGGATATCATGTACACGTTGCATGCCGCAGCCGCAACAGTCcctcccaaacccatcaCGCTTAAGCGACGAGCTTGACGACACCACCAGcctccttgatcttctcctcggcCAACTTGGAAACGAATCGAGtcttgacgatgaaagGCTTGTTGATTCGGCCCTTGCCCAACTGAAGACGATGTCAGAGAGGAATCAACGAATGATAGCAAGTAATACGTACAAGCTTGAACTTGCCGAGGTGGACGAGGTCAATAACGGGGACGCTACCTTCGGGAGCATCAACCTTGGCCtcaggaagagagatgagctACCCAATATGTCAGCCTGCGCTCGTCCCGCGAAAGACAGTATTTCATTTACACACCTTGTCGAGGTTGATGGTGGGTCGGTAGTAGTGGTtcttgaggagatggtaATGACGCATACCGACCTTACCGAAGTAACCAGGGTGGTACTAAAACATTCTGAGTCAGCTCCTGTTCTCaacatcatcgtcgtccaAATCAAACGCGTCCCCCTCCACGAAATTCTCTCATTCTCCATTCCCCACAAATCTTCTactcattctcatccctCTCGCAGATCCCGTCTTTCTCCGTTGAATCCCCACCCCATCCCTAATAACTGTGATCCAACTAACCTTGTCGAAGTTGGTCCTGTGGTGGTGCTGACCACCAGCCAAACCACGACCACCGGGGTGCTTCCTGTGCTTGCCGATACGACCGTGACCGGCAGAGACGTGACCTCGGTGCTTTCGGGTGTTGCTGAATCGGGTCGGCATTCTGGTTGATGTGGGTTAGTGCTCGTTAAGGAGTTTGCTGTAGGGGATTTGCTCACTTTTCCGGGTTTTGAAGGTTAAAGAGAAGAGCACCAAGTGTCGATGCGACTTGGACGAAATCCTCACCGAACGAGCCCTCAAGATCGGGAAAACGCCGAGGAGGTAAGAGGAAATGTGGCACTCGGCTACGATGGGAAAACTGTCGGTGTTAAGAAAAATCGCCGAAGTCTGCGTTTTCCTTTTAAAATAGGCTGCAAAAATAAGTGTTGGTCTCGTGTCGGACGCGGGTCTCCGCATTACATAATGTAATCTTCCTTAAATGGTTTGTTGAGCCGTTGCTCGCGAGAGCAGTTCATGGAAAGGGACGTCCAGTCAACCATTATActtgctcatcttccaccacgACTGCTACTCAGCAGCACCCACCAACCGCCACAACATTCCTTCTACATCCAGCACACTCTTCCAGCAACCCAAAATTTCCACTCAAAAGAAACCGCTCAAGAAACTCCAAGCCCAAAGTGGCATGTCGTCGAATGCGAAAGTAGGCTCATGGCTTGAGCACAACGACAAATCTCACGCAGAAGCCTACGAATCAGCctcagaggatgaagatcttgatgatggaagagttAACGGCATAGAtatggacgaggaagaagaggacgcaGAAGTAGCAGGAGGACTgacagggaaaagagaagatgatatcAATTGGGAGGAGCTCGGACAATCCATGAGGTTCTCGTTGTCAGATCCAagtaagaagagaagaagagcattCATTTCTCGATACCTTTACATTTCAGATCAATGTAAGTACTGTCAGAATGGATGTTTCCTATTTAGCTGATACCGGTTTCagcacctccaccagctCAAGTACCAATGGTGTTGACAACGTTGCTCTCATGTCTTTCGCTTTCCGGAGACATCGACCACAGCGATGACATTGTATCAGTTCTTCAAGGGCTTGTGCTTAGGGATGAGAGATTGGAAGAGGGCAAGATGAAACTTGGAGACAAGCTTGTGAAGTGGTCGAGCATGGAAGTGGAAAAGATGGCGAACCCAGCAAAGACGTGAGTCCGCCAAGGcatttctttctttggGGGC containing:
- a CDS encoding 60S ribosomal protein uL15, which codes for MPTRFSNTRKHRGHVSAGHGRIGKHRKHPGGRGLAGGQHHHRTNFDKYHPGYFGKVGMRHYHLLKNHYYRPTINLDKLISLPEAKVDAPEGSVPVIDLVHLGKFKLLGKGRINKPFIVKTRFVSKLAEEKIKEAGGVVKLVA